The following coding sequences lie in one Haloarcula marina genomic window:
- the folP gene encoding dihydropteroate synthase, which yields MQYHEAADYLESLQRRRPKLGTETTARMLAHLGDPQAGVDCVQVAGSNGKGSTSRMLEHALRAAGLDVGVFVSPGLTDFREQVQVNGTSVPKARVADFVERIDPCLERLAADDDMPTHFEVLTALAIDHFGREDVDVAVLEVGIGGRYDATSAVDPVASAVTSVSLEHTDLLGDTVEEIARDKAQVAPTDGPLVTGTSGDALDAIRTETDVVTVGPADADVVAVETGMRCEVESEVAITGPDWALETNLQLLGQHQATNAGVAATLARQVADVDTRDIAAGLRQATLPGRFEILDSDPTTVLDGSHNPGAMATLGTTLERFDYENLHVVFGAMSDKDHAGMVEHLPPVATAFVTEPGLDRAEDSEVLAAAFEGHADDIERIDSVPEATERALSRADADDFVLVTGSLYAVSEARDRWTRLLVPKDHGRAPSERRALDGAAFPEAGGDDVDAHVLTGYLRPEQADRVAARLDAIGGDCHRSTTGAPGKFVATVLCGTEAQLTALADAIEADGLGLSHVAGRIRRTLDGPPDPLDTDGTAVMGILNVTPDSFHDGGEYDEFDAALDRAEEMVAAGADVIDVGGESTRPGADPVSVEDEIDRVVPVVEALADLDVPISVDTRKAAVADAALDAGADIVNDVSGLSDPEMRFVVADHDAGLVLMHSLSAPVDPGRTRIYDDVVDDVLRELSEQVLLAQRAGISREQILVDPGCGFGKDADESFELVDRLREFEALGCGVLVGHSRKSMFADAAEATDDRLPPTLAVTAMAAERGADAVRVHDVAENDAVVRTVAAARDR from the coding sequence ATGCAGTACCACGAGGCAGCCGACTATCTGGAGTCCCTACAGCGGCGTCGGCCCAAGTTGGGAACCGAGACGACGGCGCGGATGCTCGCGCACCTCGGCGACCCGCAGGCTGGCGTCGATTGCGTGCAGGTGGCCGGGTCGAACGGCAAGGGAAGTACCTCGCGGATGCTGGAACACGCGCTCCGGGCCGCCGGTCTCGACGTGGGCGTGTTCGTCTCGCCCGGTCTCACGGACTTCCGCGAGCAGGTGCAGGTCAACGGTACCTCGGTCCCGAAGGCCCGCGTGGCCGACTTCGTCGAGCGCATCGACCCCTGCTTGGAGCGCCTCGCGGCCGACGACGACATGCCCACCCACTTCGAGGTGCTGACCGCCCTCGCAATCGACCACTTCGGACGCGAAGACGTCGACGTGGCCGTCTTGGAGGTGGGCATCGGCGGCCGCTACGACGCCACCAGCGCCGTCGACCCGGTGGCAAGCGCCGTCACGAGCGTCAGCCTCGAACACACGGACTTGCTGGGCGACACCGTCGAGGAAATCGCCCGCGACAAGGCACAAGTCGCGCCGACAGACGGCCCGCTGGTGACCGGAACGAGCGGGGACGCGCTGGATGCCATCCGAACGGAGACGGATGTCGTTACCGTCGGCCCGGCCGACGCCGACGTGGTCGCCGTCGAGACGGGTATGCGGTGTGAAGTCGAGAGCGAAGTCGCAATCACCGGTCCCGACTGGGCGCTGGAGACGAATCTCCAGTTACTCGGCCAGCATCAGGCCACTAACGCCGGTGTTGCCGCGACGCTGGCCCGACAGGTCGCCGACGTGGACACCCGCGACATCGCGGCGGGCCTCCGACAGGCGACCCTTCCGGGGCGGTTCGAGATACTCGACAGCGACCCGACGACGGTGCTGGACGGGTCGCACAATCCCGGCGCGATGGCGACGCTCGGCACCACGCTGGAGCGCTTCGACTACGAGAACCTCCACGTCGTCTTCGGCGCGATGTCCGATAAGGACCACGCGGGGATGGTCGAACACCTCCCCCCAGTCGCGACGGCGTTCGTCACCGAACCGGGACTGGACCGCGCCGAAGATTCAGAGGTGCTGGCTGCCGCGTTCGAGGGGCACGCCGACGACATCGAGCGAATCGACTCCGTCCCCGAGGCGACCGAGCGAGCGCTTTCGAGGGCCGACGCCGACGACTTCGTGCTCGTCACGGGGTCGTTGTACGCCGTCAGCGAGGCCCGTGACCGCTGGACCCGCCTGCTGGTGCCGAAAGACCACGGCCGCGCACCCAGCGAACGGCGTGCGCTCGACGGGGCGGCCTTCCCCGAGGCGGGCGGCGACGACGTGGACGCGCACGTTCTGACCGGCTACCTCCGGCCCGAACAGGCCGACCGGGTCGCGGCCCGCCTCGACGCCATCGGCGGCGACTGCCACCGGTCCACGACGGGCGCGCCCGGGAAGTTCGTCGCGACTGTCCTGTGCGGGACAGAAGCCCAACTGACCGCGCTCGCCGACGCTATCGAGGCGGACGGCCTCGGTCTGTCACACGTCGCGGGCCGGATACGACGGACGCTCGACGGCCCGCCCGACCCCCTCGACACCGACGGCACGGCCGTGATGGGCATCCTGAACGTCACGCCCGACTCGTTCCACGACGGCGGCGAGTACGACGAGTTCGACGCCGCCCTCGACCGGGCCGAGGAGATGGTCGCGGCCGGTGCGGACGTGATAGACGTGGGCGGCGAGAGCACGCGTCCGGGGGCCGACCCGGTCTCCGTCGAAGACGAAATCGACCGCGTCGTCCCCGTCGTCGAGGCACTCGCTGACCTCGACGTACCGATTTCGGTCGACACACGCAAGGCGGCCGTCGCCGACGCCGCCCTCGACGCCGGGGCCGACATCGTCAACGACGTGTCCGGTCTCTCGGACCCCGAGATGCGCTTCGTCGTGGCCGACCACGACGCCGGACTCGTCCTCATGCACAGCCTCTCGGCCCCCGTCGACCCCGGCCGGACCCGGATCTACGACGACGTTGTCGACGACGTGCTCCGAGAGCTCTCCGAGCAGGTGTTGCTCGCCCAGCGGGCCGGTATCAGCCGCGAGCAAATCCTCGTGGACCCTGGCTGTGGCTTCGGGAAGGACGCCGACGAGTCGTTCGAACTGGTCGACCGCCTCCGCGAGTTCGAGGCGCTGGGCTGTGGCGTGCTGGTCGGCCACTCCCGAAAGTCCATGTTCGCCGATGCGGCCGAGGCGACTGACGACAGACTCCCGCCGACGCTGGCCGTGACGGCGATGGCGGCCGAACGCGGTGCCGACGCCGTCCGGGTCCACGACGTGGCCGAAAATGACGCGGTCGTCAGAACCGTCGCGGCGGCCCGCGACCGCTGA
- a CDS encoding cyclodeaminase/cyclohydrolase family protein, with amino-acid sequence MTYAEQSVERFLSEVASSRVAPSAGAATALTGALAAALCEMVCIHTSDPTTRLAAAHEALAEERQRLLALVDEDGAAVDEVRTAFEASSDADNAQSALRTATEVPLRIAEAAGRVAEGAVVVAEEGTPNARIDAVVGASLARAAVSAAATIVRVNLDFFDDEAFVRDARNRLEAAEADAADAVAAVTGG; translated from the coding sequence GTGACCTACGCCGAGCAGTCCGTCGAGCGGTTCCTCTCGGAAGTGGCGTCGTCGCGGGTCGCACCCAGCGCCGGGGCCGCGACGGCCCTCACCGGGGCGCTGGCCGCGGCGCTCTGCGAGATGGTCTGTATCCACACGAGCGACCCGACAACGCGACTCGCCGCCGCTCACGAGGCGTTGGCCGAGGAGCGCCAACGCTTGCTCGCACTCGTCGACGAGGACGGGGCGGCGGTCGACGAGGTGCGGACGGCCTTCGAAGCGTCGAGCGACGCCGACAACGCGCAATCGGCGCTTCGGACGGCAACGGAGGTACCGCTCCGAATCGCCGAGGCGGCCGGTCGCGTGGCCGAGGGCGCGGTCGTCGTCGCCGAGGAAGGGACGCCGAACGCCCGAATCGACGCGGTCGTCGGGGCGTCGCTGGCACGGGCCGCCGTCTCGGCGGCGGCGACCATCGTCCGCGTTAACCTCGATTTCTTCGACGACGAAGCGTTCGTCCGCGACGCACGGAACCGTCTGGAGGCTGCTGAGGCCGACGCCGCCGACGCCGTCGCGGCCGTCACCGGCGGCTAA